From one Caldibacillus debilis DSM 16016 genomic stretch:
- a CDS encoding ABC transporter ATP-binding protein gives MYILEAKKIYKSYGNKFNRQEVLKGLDIQVRKGEFLSIMGPSGSGKTTLLNVLSSIDRANGGTITIGGRDIVGMKEKELAEFRKRHLGFIFQEYHLLDTLTVKENILLPLTITKTPKREAEERFRELAAELGIFELRDKYPNEISGGEKQRTSAARAFIHNPSVIFADEPTGALDSKSASDLLNKLQELNRKRNATIVMVTHDPVAASFSERVIFIKDGQIYTQLVKGNETRQSFLKDIMKTQGVLGGVQYEH, from the coding sequence ATGTACATTCTCGAAGCGAAAAAAATTTATAAAAGCTACGGAAACAAATTCAATCGGCAGGAAGTTTTAAAAGGGCTGGACATCCAAGTGCGCAAAGGGGAATTCCTCAGCATCATGGGCCCCTCGGGATCGGGGAAAACCACCTTGCTGAACGTCCTTTCCTCCATTGACCGGGCCAACGGGGGAACGATCACGATCGGGGGCCGGGACATTGTCGGAATGAAGGAAAAAGAGCTGGCCGAATTCCGCAAACGGCATTTGGGCTTCATTTTCCAGGAATATCATTTGCTGGATACGCTGACCGTGAAGGAAAACATCCTGTTGCCTTTAACCATTACCAAAACCCCGAAACGGGAAGCGGAAGAAAGGTTCCGGGAATTGGCCGCGGAATTGGGCATTTTTGAACTCAGGGACAAATATCCGAATGAAATCTCCGGCGGGGAAAAGCAGCGGACTTCAGCCGCCCGGGCCTTCATCCATAACCCGAGCGTGATCTTCGCCGACGAGCCGACCGGGGCACTCGACTCCAAGTCCGCCTCCGATCTTTTGAACAAGCTCCAGGAATTGAACCGGAAAAGAAACGCCACCATCGTGATGGTCACCCACGACCCGGTGGCGGCCAGTTTCTCGGAACGGGTCATCTTCATCAAAGACGGCCAAATTTACACCCAGCTGGTGAAAGGGAATGAAACGAGGCAGTCCTTCCTGAAGGACATCATGAAAACCCAGGGTGTGTTGGGCGGTGTCCAATATGAGCATTAA
- a CDS encoding sensor histidine kinase, which produces MIRKFFLERASWILFFLFVESFFLFIAYLDAAVPFDSILYMVFLSSILFLLFLAFRYRKETEFYRNLEEREGDLDYASVPEGESPFEKIVSEKMQSLLDDYRRKLAKNRLSLEQEKDELLSWIHEMKTPLSAMHLMIDRVADETLRDQLTYEWLRIHLLLDKQLHQKRIATMENDVFIEQVALEPVIFQEIKALRSWCISKGIGFDVSLEAEDVLTDGKWLSFILRQILTNAVKYSESADILIKSDKKGEHVRLEITDFGRGIDPRDLPRIFDKGFTSAKDHQNSGATGMGLYLAKKAADFLHIRIDVKSKPGEGTTFILTFPKKNEFVRLAGM; this is translated from the coding sequence ATGATTAGGAAGTTTTTCCTCGAACGGGCGAGCTGGATCCTGTTTTTTCTCTTTGTCGAGTCGTTTTTTCTCTTCATCGCCTATCTGGATGCCGCGGTTCCCTTCGATTCCATCCTCTATATGGTGTTTTTGTCTTCCATCTTATTTCTCCTTTTTCTCGCCTTCCGTTACCGGAAGGAAACGGAATTTTACCGGAATCTGGAGGAACGGGAAGGCGATCTGGATTACGCGTCCGTCCCCGAAGGGGAAAGCCCCTTTGAAAAAATCGTGTCGGAGAAAATGCAAAGCCTTTTGGACGATTATAGACGGAAACTCGCAAAAAACCGGCTTTCCCTGGAACAGGAAAAAGACGAGCTGCTGTCATGGATCCACGAGATGAAAACCCCCCTTTCCGCGATGCATCTGATGATCGACCGGGTGGCGGACGAGACGCTTCGGGATCAGCTGACCTACGAATGGCTGCGCATCCATCTTTTGCTGGACAAACAGCTCCATCAAAAGCGGATTGCCACCATGGAAAACGACGTGTTCATCGAACAGGTGGCGCTGGAGCCGGTCATTTTCCAGGAAATTAAAGCCCTGCGGTCCTGGTGCATCAGCAAAGGGATCGGTTTCGACGTCAGCCTGGAAGCGGAAGACGTGTTGACCGACGGGAAATGGCTTTCCTTCATCCTCCGGCAGATCTTGACGAACGCCGTGAAATACAGCGAATCCGCGGATATCCTCATCAAAAGCGATAAAAAAGGGGAACATGTCCGGTTGGAAATCACCGATTTCGGCCGCGGCATCGATCCGAGGGACCTGCCCCGGATCTTCGACAAGGGCTTCACGTCGGCAAAGGACCACCAAAACAGCGGCGCGACGGGAATGGGGCTGTATCTGGCCAAAAAAGCGGCGGATTTTCTGCATATCCGGATCGACGTGAAATCAAAGCCCGGGGAAGGGACGACGTTCATCTTGACCTTCCCGAAAAAAAACGAATTCGTCCGCCTTGCAGGCATGTGA
- a CDS encoding response regulator transcription factor: protein MFKILLIEDDATLFQEIKERLSQWSYDVRGIRDFGRVMEEFSEIKPDLVIIDIQLPKFDGFYWCRMIRSHSNVPILFLSSRDHPAEMVMSMQLGADDYIQKPFHFDVLIAKIQAILRRAYNYSAEPGGLRTWRGAAVDFAKNTVTNQKGTVELTKNEMLILKHLLERKNQIVSRTELIKSLWNDERFVSDNTLTVNVNRLRKRLDELGLGAYIETKVGQGYMATEEAEAHD, encoded by the coding sequence GTGTTCAAAATTCTGCTCATCGAAGATGACGCCACATTGTTTCAGGAAATCAAGGAACGGTTGTCCCAATGGTCGTACGATGTCCGGGGGATCCGGGATTTCGGCCGCGTCATGGAGGAGTTTTCCGAAATCAAACCGGACCTCGTGATCATCGATATCCAGCTGCCGAAATTCGACGGCTTCTATTGGTGCCGGATGATCCGCTCCCACTCCAACGTGCCGATCCTCTTTTTATCCTCCCGGGACCACCCGGCGGAAATGGTCATGTCGATGCAGCTCGGGGCGGACGATTACATCCAAAAGCCGTTCCATTTTGACGTGCTCATCGCCAAAATCCAGGCCATCCTCCGGCGGGCATACAATTACAGCGCGGAACCGGGCGGGCTGAGAACATGGCGGGGAGCGGCCGTCGATTTTGCGAAAAACACCGTCACCAACCAAAAAGGGACGGTCGAGCTGACGAAAAACGAGATGCTGATCCTGAAACACCTGCTGGAAAGAAAAAACCAAATCGTCAGCCGCACGGAACTGATCAAAAGCCTGTGGAACGACGAACGGTTCGTCAGCGACAACACGCTGACGGTGAATGTGAACCGCTTGAGGAAGCGGCTGGATGAACTGGGGCTGGGGGCCTATATCGAAACGAAGGTGGGACAGGGCTACATGGCGACGGAAGAGGCGGAAGCCCATGATTAG
- a CDS encoding YhdT family protein: MDKKPEKDPRFAVAEREAVIGCVLAVINFAWWYGFAYGLGSEKPEDYTYILGFPAWFFFSSILGFLVMLVFVFITVKFLLKDVPLDDRDDENGGAKSA; encoded by the coding sequence ATGGATAAAAAGCCGGAGAAGGATCCCCGATTTGCCGTCGCCGAAAGGGAAGCGGTCATCGGCTGCGTTTTGGCCGTCATCAATTTTGCCTGGTGGTACGGATTCGCCTATGGCCTTGGTTCGGAAAAACCGGAAGATTATACGTATATCCTCGGGTTCCCGGCCTGGTTTTTCTTCAGCTCTATCCTCGGCTTTCTCGTGATGCTTGTTTTCGTCTTCATTACGGTGAAGTTTTTGTTAAAGGACGTGCCGCTGGATGACCGGGATGATGAAAACGGGGGGGCAAAATCCGCATGA
- the panF gene encoding sodium/pantothenate symporter has protein sequence MKWNVIIPLLLFMAVVFCAGVWSNRKTDESKGFISSYFIGNRDFGGLLLAMTMVATYGSASSFLGGPGAAYSIGLGWVLLAMIQVVTGYFVLLVLGKKFAIVARRYHAVTLVDFLKERYRSKTVVFLAAFSIIVFLFSSMAAQWIGGAYLIQSLTGLSYLASLFIFTLSVLVYVVVGGYRAVVITDAIQGFVMVGGTLTLLIAVIVAGGGLPNLFEELVSINPNLVTPFGQDGQLTPLYVSSYWILVGVGVVGLPQIAVRAMAYRDAKAMHRAILIGTAVVGFIMLGMHLIGVFARPIMPGIEVADQVIPLVALEILPPWVAGVALSAPLAAIMSTVDSLLILVSSTVVKDVYINYVNPDASSDFIKKFSMAVTGVIGAVTFLIAVSPPDLIIFLNLFAFGGLEAAFIWPIVLGLYWKYANKTGAIAAMIAGMGSYIAIHFYNQSHPALFGVHTVTVPVFLSLAAFILFSLLTKGEAYQFPEKNIHKV, from the coding sequence ATGAAATGGAATGTGATCATTCCCCTGCTCTTGTTTATGGCCGTCGTCTTTTGCGCCGGCGTCTGGTCGAATCGGAAAACGGATGAATCGAAAGGGTTCATCAGCAGCTATTTTATCGGCAACCGGGATTTTGGCGGTTTGCTCCTGGCGATGACGATGGTCGCGACATACGGCAGCGCCTCCAGTTTTTTGGGCGGTCCCGGGGCGGCTTATTCGATCGGGCTGGGTTGGGTTTTGCTGGCCATGATCCAAGTGGTAACCGGATATTTTGTCCTTTTGGTATTGGGAAAAAAGTTCGCCATCGTTGCCCGGAGATATCATGCCGTCACGCTGGTCGATTTTTTGAAGGAAAGGTACCGGAGCAAAACGGTCGTTTTCTTGGCGGCTTTCAGCATCATCGTCTTCCTCTTTTCTTCCATGGCCGCCCAATGGATCGGCGGGGCCTATCTGATCCAGTCGCTTACCGGGTTATCTTATCTGGCATCCTTGTTTATTTTTACGTTATCGGTTTTGGTCTATGTGGTTGTCGGGGGATATCGCGCCGTCGTCATTACCGACGCGATTCAGGGGTTCGTCATGGTGGGCGGGACCTTGACCCTGCTGATCGCGGTGATCGTCGCCGGGGGCGGCCTGCCGAATCTTTTTGAGGAACTGGTTTCCATCAATCCGAATTTGGTTACTCCCTTCGGCCAGGACGGCCAATTGACGCCTTTATATGTCTCCTCCTATTGGATTCTTGTCGGCGTCGGGGTCGTCGGCCTGCCGCAAATCGCGGTGAGGGCGATGGCCTACCGGGACGCCAAGGCGATGCACAGGGCGATCCTGATCGGGACTGCCGTGGTGGGGTTCATCATGCTGGGCATGCATTTGATCGGCGTTTTTGCAAGGCCTATCATGCCGGGGATCGAAGTGGCGGATCAAGTGATTCCGCTGGTGGCCCTCGAGATCCTTCCCCCCTGGGTTGCGGGGGTGGCGTTGTCCGCCCCGCTGGCGGCGATCATGTCCACCGTCGATTCATTGCTGATTTTGGTCAGTTCAACCGTGGTTAAAGATGTGTATATCAATTATGTGAATCCCGATGCCAGCTCGGATTTTATTAAAAAATTCAGCATGGCCGTGACCGGGGTCATCGGTGCCGTCACCTTCCTCATTGCGGTCAGTCCGCCGGATCTGATCATCTTTTTGAACCTGTTTGCCTTCGGCGGGCTTGAAGCGGCCTTTATCTGGCCCATCGTGTTGGGGCTCTATTGGAAATATGCCAATAAGACCGGCGCCATCGCCGCGATGATTGCCGGCATGGGCTCCTATATCGCCATCCATTTTTATAATCAAAGCCATCCGGCGCTGTTCGGCGTCCATACCGTGACCGTTCCCGTGTTCCTGTCGCTGGCGGCCTTCATCCTGTTCAGCCTGTTGACGAAGGGGGAGGCCTATCAATTCCCGGAAAAAAATATCCATAAGGTTTGA
- a CDS encoding LolA family protein gives MVSSEERLSDFIDRLNEERKPAENEYTTESEELKDLFSAVKLVRTLKEPAMPEAGFERRLIGYVTEKLAPKSRKNMKSRMRMAVLAAAATLLFLTAGILFPFKEKNMVSAMAEAYQDIKAYRGILEIKSSNSAGETVTQAKLEVWADKKGRYYVKGLEGANANIITVNNGKRKWQIRPDQKRIYLFSAFPDSYRFIFEIGKEIDEAENALDVRRAGEAKIHGRTAEVLEVTPRSGLPYKIWVDKKTKLPVQKETAAQNAVRYTVTYAELDFYDAIPEDLLAYQAPAAYEAVEKDAELAVNDWKEAASVAGFAPPLPGALPEGFMQEGIAVVPERKLLKIYYAKDGKKAAFIQGKVERKFTPSPSAMLGEVDGIVAEIQSPLYEAEGILSGGNVYAGNTDLRSIRWQKDGFEYAVIGNVSLEDLGTLTEAVTGWKFFMPAAEGKTWEPQVKVPYDLKIEENTQKGVDAGSMPWKLDPVYTAQVFVNLEISPEGISGDGPIGIEDFKMIHNDGKLAVVSVLSDKSPIEKVYLKRLVRQDPTGIWTVVGYDPAGKN, from the coding sequence ATGGTTAGCAGCGAAGAAAGATTATCCGATTTTATCGATCGCCTAAATGAGGAACGGAAACCTGCGGAAAATGAATATACGACGGAATCGGAAGAATTGAAGGATCTTTTCTCCGCGGTAAAGCTTGTCCGCACCTTGAAAGAACCGGCCATGCCCGAAGCGGGCTTCGAAAGGAGACTGATCGGATACGTCACGGAAAAGCTGGCGCCGAAAAGCCGGAAAAACATGAAAAGCCGGATGCGAATGGCCGTACTGGCCGCGGCGGCCACCCTCCTCTTCCTGACGGCCGGGATCTTGTTTCCGTTCAAGGAAAAAAACATGGTCAGCGCCATGGCCGAAGCCTATCAGGACATAAAGGCCTACCGGGGAATCCTGGAAATCAAATCCTCCAACTCCGCCGGCGAAACGGTGACCCAGGCAAAACTGGAAGTATGGGCGGACAAAAAGGGGCGCTATTACGTGAAAGGCTTGGAAGGCGCCAATGCGAATATCATCACCGTCAACAACGGCAAAAGGAAATGGCAAATCCGCCCGGATCAAAAACGGATCTACCTGTTTTCCGCTTTTCCCGACAGTTACCGTTTCATCTTTGAAATCGGCAAGGAAATCGACGAGGCGGAAAACGCTTTGGACGTCCGCCGGGCCGGCGAAGCGAAGATCCACGGCAGAACGGCGGAGGTTTTGGAAGTGACGCCCCGGTCCGGACTTCCGTACAAAATATGGGTCGACAAAAAAACGAAGCTCCCCGTGCAAAAAGAAACGGCGGCGCAAAACGCCGTCCGCTATACGGTTACTTACGCCGAACTGGATTTTTATGACGCCATTCCTGAAGATCTGCTCGCCTATCAAGCCCCGGCGGCCTATGAAGCGGTTGAAAAGGATGCGGAACTGGCCGTCAACGATTGGAAAGAAGCGGCATCCGTCGCCGGGTTCGCTCCGCCGCTGCCCGGTGCCCTCCCGGAAGGATTCATGCAGGAAGGAATCGCCGTCGTCCCGGAACGGAAACTGTTGAAGATTTACTACGCCAAGGATGGAAAAAAAGCCGCCTTCATCCAGGGGAAGGTCGAAAGAAAATTCACTCCCTCCCCATCGGCCATGCTGGGAGAAGTTGACGGCATCGTCGCCGAGATCCAGTCTCCCCTCTATGAAGCGGAAGGCATCCTAAGCGGCGGAAATGTCTACGCAGGCAACACGGATCTCCGCTCCATCCGCTGGCAAAAGGACGGATTTGAGTACGCCGTCATCGGCAACGTTTCTTTGGAAGATTTGGGCACTTTGACGGAGGCGGTCACCGGCTGGAAATTTTTCATGCCCGCCGCGGAAGGGAAAACGTGGGAACCGCAGGTGAAAGTCCCATACGACTTGAAAATCGAAGAAAATACCCAAAAGGGCGTCGACGCCGGGAGCATGCCGTGGAAACTGGATCCGGTTTATACCGCCCAAGTGTTTGTCAACCTGGAAATTTCCCCGGAAGGCATCAGCGGAGACGGGCCTATCGGGATCGAAGATTTCAAAATGATCCATAATGACGGAAAATTGGCGGTCGTCAGCGTCCTAAGCGACAAAAGCCCGATCGAAAAGGTCTATTTGAAGCGCCTCGTCAGGCAGGACCCGACGGGGATTTGGACGGTCGTCGGTTACGATCCCGCCGGCAAAAATTAA
- a CDS encoding RNA polymerase sigma factor: MGFKNSQNPDDVDPGFIESICQSTWKTIYRFIYYRVQNREEAEELTQETYVKAIRFMQTKNVRPEKQIPFLKTVALNLMRDQWRKQKLRGKNIGIDAINPSEAAVADSSERSAQRLVIEQALDQLKKEERMVVELRILKGYSVAETAEILNKQEGNIRVIQHRALQKLAEILKPKMESWGEADG, translated from the coding sequence GTGGGATTTAAAAATTCGCAAAACCCGGATGATGTCGATCCCGGTTTCATCGAAAGCATTTGTCAATCGACTTGGAAAACGATCTACCGGTTTATTTACTATAGAGTCCAAAACCGTGAAGAAGCGGAAGAACTGACCCAGGAAACCTACGTGAAGGCCATCCGTTTTATGCAAACAAAAAATGTCCGCCCGGAAAAACAGATTCCCTTTTTAAAAACGGTGGCGCTGAATTTGATGCGCGATCAATGGCGGAAACAAAAGCTCCGAGGGAAAAACATCGGCATCGACGCGATCAACCCGTCGGAGGCGGCGGTGGCCGACTCCTCGGAGCGAAGCGCCCAGCGGCTCGTGATCGAACAGGCCCTTGACCAACTGAAAAAGGAAGAGCGGATGGTTGTCGAATTGAGGATCCTGAAAGGGTATTCCGTTGCCGAAACCGCCGAAATCTTAAACAAGCAGGAGGGAAACATCCGTGTGATCCAACACCGCGCCTTGCAAAAACTGGCCGAAATCCTTAAGCCGAAAATGGAAAGCTGGGGGGAAGCCGATGGTTAG
- a CDS encoding FAD-binding dehydrogenase: MKYDAIVVGAGLAGLVAVTELLNGKRRVLLLDQEPETNFGGQAWWSFGGLFLVDSPEQRRLGIKDSRDLAWQDWLGSAGFDRTGDEDYWAIKWAEAYVDFAAGEKRAWLRSLGVRFFPIVGWAERGGHLADGHGNSVPRFHITWGTGPGLVKPFADRVREAVKAGFVDYRPRHRVDEIIMRNGAAAGVKGSVLEPDGRPRGEATSRTAIGEFEFFSDIVLLASGGIGGNFDLVRKNWPAWLGNPPESFLSGVPKHVDGRMLSIAERAGARIVNKDRMWHYTEGIRNWNPVWPHHGIRILPGPSSLWLDAAGNRLPVPCLPGFDTLGTLKAILATGFDYSWFILTEKIIEKEFALSGSEQNPDLTEKSIRKALRRVLPGPTPPVKAFMEKGEDFIVADSLEKLVDGMNRLTGTGLLDYREIKRQILARDREMDNKFTKDLQIAALRNARHYMGDRLARVAKPHKILDPKNGPLIAVRLHILTRKTLGGLQTDLSGRVLGKDGRPVKGLYAAGEAAGFGGGGMHGYRSLEGTFLGGCLFTGRQAGRAIEQELRG; the protein is encoded by the coding sequence ATGAAATACGATGCGATCGTCGTCGGCGCGGGGCTGGCCGGCCTCGTCGCCGTGACCGAACTATTGAACGGGAAAAGGAGGGTGCTTTTGCTCGATCAGGAGCCGGAGACGAACTTCGGCGGACAGGCCTGGTGGTCTTTCGGCGGGCTTTTCCTCGTCGATTCTCCGGAGCAGCGGCGGCTGGGCATTAAAGATTCCCGGGACCTGGCCTGGCAGGATTGGCTCGGCAGCGCCGGATTCGACCGGACCGGAGATGAGGATTATTGGGCGATCAAATGGGCGGAAGCCTATGTGGATTTCGCCGCGGGGGAAAAAAGGGCGTGGCTCCGCTCCCTCGGCGTCCGTTTCTTCCCGATCGTCGGCTGGGCGGAACGGGGAGGCCATCTCGCCGACGGCCACGGGAATTCCGTGCCCCGCTTCCATATCACTTGGGGCACGGGCCCGGGACTCGTGAAGCCCTTCGCCGACCGGGTCCGGGAGGCCGTAAAAGCGGGGTTCGTCGATTACCGGCCTCGCCACCGGGTCGATGAAATCATCATGCGAAACGGTGCGGCCGCTGGGGTAAAGGGTTCCGTTCTCGAGCCCGACGGCCGGCCCCGGGGCGAGGCGACATCCCGGACGGCAATCGGCGAATTCGAATTCTTTTCCGATATCGTCCTTCTCGCCAGCGGCGGAATCGGAGGAAATTTTGACCTGGTCCGGAAAAATTGGCCGGCATGGCTCGGTAACCCGCCGGAATCCTTCCTTTCCGGCGTTCCCAAACATGTGGACGGGCGCATGCTCTCCATCGCCGAAAGGGCCGGCGCCCGGATCGTCAACAAAGACCGGATGTGGCATTATACGGAGGGGATCCGGAATTGGAACCCGGTCTGGCCCCATCACGGAATCCGGATTTTGCCCGGTCCTTCCTCCCTTTGGCTGGACGCGGCGGGCAACAGGCTTCCCGTTCCTTGCCTGCCCGGATTCGACACGTTGGGGACGCTGAAAGCGATACTGGCGACCGGATTCGATTATTCCTGGTTTATCCTGACGGAAAAGATCATCGAAAAGGAGTTTGCCTTATCCGGTTCGGAACAGAACCCGGATCTGACGGAAAAAAGCATCCGCAAGGCCTTGCGGCGCGTCCTCCCCGGACCGACCCCGCCGGTGAAGGCCTTCATGGAAAAGGGGGAAGATTTCATCGTTGCCGATTCCCTGGAAAAACTCGTCGACGGCATGAACCGCCTGACCGGAACGGGCCTGCTCGATTACCGGGAGATCAAGCGGCAGATTTTGGCCCGGGACCGGGAAATGGACAACAAGTTCACGAAAGATCTGCAGATCGCCGCTCTCCGCAACGCCCGCCACTATATGGGCGACAGGCTGGCAAGGGTGGCCAAGCCCCATAAAATCCTCGATCCGAAAAACGGGCCGCTCATCGCCGTCCGTCTGCATATCCTGACCCGCAAGACCCTCGGCGGCCTGCAGACGGATCTGTCCGGGAGGGTGTTGGGGAAAGACGGGCGCCCGGTGAAAGGCTTGTATGCCGCAGGAGAGGCCGCCGGCTTCGGTGGAGGCGGGATGCACGGCTACCGGTCGCTCGAAGGCACCTTCCTGGGCGGCTGCCTGTTTACGGGCAGGCAAGCAGGACGGGCCATCGAACAGGAATTGAGGGGATAA
- a CDS encoding peptide MFS transporter, translated as MINGIWKEERVLQRYTRKQIVESVPQTGFFGHPKGLFTLFFTEFWERFSYYGMRAILVYYMYYEVSKGGLGLDENVALAIMSIYGSLVYMSGILGGWIADRVTGTSNAVFYGGILIMFGHIALAVPGDVAFFFLSMVLIVIGTGLLKPNVSSVVGEMYDEKDARRDAGFSIFYMGINMGAFLSPLVVSFFSDRYDFHAGFGVAAVGMFIGLIMFVLTRKKNLGLAGTQVHNPLSAEEKKNFLKIFIVSAIILAIILPLSISRNWLTIERFVALVGLLGILIPIAYFVVMYRSPKTKPVERSRLLAYVPLFIASVMFWAIQEQGSTVLANFADQRTQLDFWGIRINPAWFQSLNPLFIITLAPVFAWLWVKMGERQPSIPKKFALALVFAGLSFLVIIVPGYMAGEGALVNPMWLVLSYLIVVFGELCLSPVGLSATTKLAPEAFQAQTMSLWFLSNAAAQAINAQLAKFYTEASEMVYFGTIGLVSIVLGILMFLISPAIQEKMQGIK; from the coding sequence ATGATAAATGGTATATGGAAGGAGGAAAGAGTATTGCAGAGGTATACTAGAAAGCAAATTGTAGAAAGCGTGCCTCAAACCGGATTTTTCGGCCACCCGAAAGGTTTGTTCACCCTGTTTTTCACCGAGTTCTGGGAAAGATTCTCCTATTACGGCATGCGGGCCATTCTCGTATATTACATGTATTACGAAGTTTCCAAAGGCGGGCTCGGCCTCGATGAAAACGTGGCGTTGGCCATCATGTCCATATACGGTTCTTTGGTTTATATGTCGGGAATTTTGGGCGGCTGGATCGCCGACCGGGTCACCGGAACATCCAATGCCGTATTTTACGGCGGCATCTTGATCATGTTCGGCCATATTGCCCTGGCTGTTCCCGGCGATGTTGCCTTTTTCTTCTTGTCGATGGTCTTGATCGTCATCGGGACCGGACTGCTGAAGCCGAACGTTTCAAGTGTCGTCGGAGAAATGTACGACGAAAAGGATGCCCGGCGCGATGCGGGATTCAGCATCTTTTACATGGGCATCAATATGGGGGCCTTTTTATCGCCGTTGGTCGTGTCCTTTTTCAGCGACCGTTACGACTTCCATGCCGGTTTTGGGGTAGCGGCTGTCGGAATGTTTATCGGACTGATCATGTTTGTATTGACGAGAAAGAAAAATCTTGGTCTGGCGGGAACCCAGGTCCACAATCCGCTGAGTGCGGAAGAGAAAAAGAATTTTTTGAAAATATTCATAGTTTCGGCTATTATTTTAGCGATTATCCTGCCCTTGTCCATTTCCCGGAACTGGTTGACGATCGAACGTTTTGTCGCCCTTGTCGGGCTGCTTGGCATCCTTATTCCGATCGCCTATTTCGTGGTGATGTACCGCAGCCCGAAGACAAAACCGGTGGAACGTTCCCGGCTGCTGGCCTATGTTCCGCTGTTTATTGCCTCCGTTATGTTTTGGGCGATCCAGGAACAGGGATCGACGGTATTGGCCAATTTCGCCGACCAGCGGACCCAATTGGATTTTTGGGGCATCCGGATCAATCCGGCCTGGTTCCAATCGTTGAATCCTTTGTTCATCATTACGCTGGCCCCCGTATTTGCCTGGTTATGGGTGAAGATGGGTGAACGCCAGCCTTCCATTCCGAAAAAATTTGCCCTCGCCCTGGTATTTGCCGGCTTGTCCTTCCTGGTCATCATCGTGCCGGGCTACATGGCGGGAGAAGGCGCGCTGGTGAATCCGATGTGGCTCGTCTTGAGCTATCTGATTGTCGTATTCGGGGAACTTTGCCTGTCCCCGGTGGGGCTGTCCGCGACGACGAAACTGGCTCCCGAGGCGTTTCAGGCGCAAACGATGAGCCTCTGGTTTTTGTCGAACGCGGCTGCGCAGGCGATCAACGCCCAATTGGCGAAATTTTACACGGAGGCGTCGGAAATGGTTTATTTCGGGACGATCGGCCTGGTTTCCATCGTCCTCGGGATTCTGATGTTCCTCATTTCCCCCGCCATTCAGGAAAAAATGCAAGGAATAAAATAA